A genomic stretch from Mya arenaria isolate MELC-2E11 chromosome 10, ASM2691426v1 includes:
- the LOC128206663 gene encoding receptor-type tyrosine-protein phosphatase kappa-like produces MCNDNCMNNSCDYWNGQCDRGCMNGYHGDYCNATCPVHCLNGTCDQNRGTCERGCKNGYYGLECVNRCISVDSKCTVCTSSQNTFSYCTRCINGTYPGYSGKCVPCEPNCSGGCNSSTGVCYACVDGYLGSFCNFPCASNCKSCLDNNSECNECEEGFWDNLCLNNCSTNCKQGNDSMSRCNITYGKCKHGCVSGTFGSYCDRLCDKHCLASEGGALECIQKDGQCTLGCGNGYIQTDEGCIDAPLHSTFSQASVTTPINKDDSTSVGTSWAVIGTACGVVAILALVPVIALFIRIRKDNYDRPNKDDYEAAHQDNMVISRTSTKKYKPQQLRDSAVKSEHVAMDVLIKTPANNAPKNVTQDKDTGDVYCSVNKVTVKELGALVASMDRGYYIDEFQKLPEGMLKTYQDAMRPENRFRNRYQDIYPYDDSRVKLMGGDTDFINASFVDGYKQENAYIASQGPTHKTMQDYSVFWRMVWQNKVGKIVMLTNLVEEMKPKCDQYWPGHELTNHYNEIDVTCLTEDIYADFVTKTFSVKMDKEERTVHHLHFTSWPDKGVPDDVTSLVNFRHRVLQTKSPLGGPTIVHCSAGIGRTGTYIAMDVLTREGEAEGSVDIHGCVTALRHRRTHMVQTADQYAFLHHAIVHTLVLDSTPVPTVGFAAYMSDPKSKHRLIIQFKELEVISERSEQERKTSERNVSLTDCNREGADIPGNLYIPRLYLGKEPGQDYINAMFVNSYKQRNNFVLAMTPLEETVADFLCLTMQDTATCIVDMETDSSLYIPTLSTQAKFGSFTVDNLQQTSEKYSVIRVLRISYNGRGGPKEHTVSHFRLIGWPDNADVPESATHFLRFVKAVKTSAASGSVIAHCKTGGGRCGLFATVWTLLEKTDIEHEVSVFNTVRQLRTRQLNAVRTREQYAFCHECVIEYLQSFDSHSNFS; encoded by the exons ATGTGCAATGATAACTGTATGAACAACTCTTGTGACTATTGGAATGGCCAATGTGATCGAGGCTGTATGAACGGATATCATGGCGATTATTGTAACGCTACATGCCCAGTACATTGTTTGAACGGAACATGTGATCAGAACCGCGGTACATGTGAACGTGGCTGTAAGAACGGATATTACGGTCTTGAGTGTGTGAATCGCTGCATAAGCGTTGACTCGAAATGTACCGTTTGTACTTCAAGTCAAAACACATTTAGTTATTGTACACGTTGCATTAATGGAACATACCCTGGATACAGCGGGAAGTGCGTTCCATGTGAACCGAATTGTTCTGGAGGATGTAACTCATCCACGGGAgtatgttatgcatgtgtaGATGGATATTTGGGATCTTTCTGTAACTTTCCTTGTGCATCGAATTGTAAATCGTGCCTCGATAATAATAGTGAATGTAATGAATGCGAAGAGGGGTTTTGggataatttatgtttaaacaattgcaGCACTAACTGTAAACAGGGAAATGATTCAATGTCCAGATGTAATATTACTTATGGAAAATGCAAACACGGATGTGTATCTGGAACTTTTGGCTCATATTGTGATCGTCTGTGTGACAAACATTGTCTCGCCTCTGAGGGTGGAGCTCTTGAGTGCATACAAAAGGATGGCCAGTGCACACTGGGATGTGGGAATGGGTACATACAAACAGATGAAGGATGTATCGATG CTCCATTACACAGCACATTTTCCCAAGCATCCGTCACGACCCCAATCAACAAAGATGATAGCACCAGTGTTGGAACGTCTTGGGCAGTTATAGGTACTGCTTGTGGAGTTGTCGCCATTCTTGCACTTGTTCCTGTCATAGCCTTATTCATAAG aataagAAAGGACAATTACGACAGACCAAACAAAGACGACTATGAAGCAG CCCATCAAGACAATATGGTGATTTCAAGAACATCAACAAAGAAATACAAACCACAACAATTAAGGGACTCAGCGGTAAAATCAGAACATGTGGCGATGGACGTCCTTATCAAAACTCCTGCCAATAATGCTCCAAAAAACGTGACACAAGACAAAGACACCGGCGATGTGTACTGCAGTGTGAATAAGGTTACTGTTAAAGAACTTGGAGCTCTTGTGGCCTCCATGGACAGGGGATATTACATTGATGAGTTTCAG AAACTTCCTGAAGGAATGCTAAAAACATATCAAGATGCAATGAGGCCAGAAAATCGTTTTAGAAATAGATATCAAGACATCTACCCAT ACGATGACAGTAGAGTAAAACTGATGGGCGGAGATACGGATTTTATCAACGCCAGTTTTGTAGAC GGATACAAACAGGAAAATGCATACATTGCATCTCAAG GTCCAACACATAAGACCATGCAGGACTATTCGGTGTTCTGGCGGATGGTTTGGCAGAATAAAGTGGGCAAGATCGTCATGCTCACCAATTTAGTGGAAGAAATG AAACCGAAATGTGACCAATACTGGCCAGGCCATGAACTCACCAATCATTACAACGAGATAGACGTGACGTGTTTAACTGAAGACATTTACGCCGACTTCGTGACGAAAACGTTTTCAGTGAAAATG GATAAAGAGGAAAGGACTGTCCACCATCTTCATTTCACCAGCTGGCCGGACAAAGGGGTCCCCGATGATGTAACTTCCCTGGTCAATTTCCGTCACAgggttttacaaacaaaatcgCCACTTGGTGGACCTACAATCGTTCACTGCAG TGCTGGCATTGGCAGGACGGGAACGTACATAGCGATGGACGTGTTGACAAGAGAAGGTGAAGCGGAAGGATCCGTTGACATTCATGGCTGTGTTACCGCACTTAGACATCGGCGTACGCATATGGTTCAAACAGCT GACCAGTATGCTTTTCTGCACCATGCAATTGTGCACACGTTGGTGTTAGACAGTACTCCCGTGCCCACGGTGGGATTTGCAGCCTACATGTCGGACCCGAAGAGCAAACACAGGCTAATCATACAGTTCAAG gaACTGGAAGTTATCTCTGAAAGATCTGAACAGGAGAGAAAAACATCTGAGAGGAACGTATCCTTAACAGATTGCAACAGGGAGGGCGCTGACATTCCAG GTAACTTGTACATACCCAGACTGTATTTAGGTAAAGAGCCGGGGCAGGATTATATCAACGCCATGTTTGTTAAT AGCTACAAACAAAGAAATAACTTTGTTCTCGCAATGACTCCACTTGAAGAGACTGTGGCTGACTTTCTTTGCCTAACGATGCAAGACACAGCAACATGTATCGTTGATATGGAGACAGATAGTTCCTTGTACATTCCCACGTTGAGCACACAGGCAAAGTTTGGCTCATTCACCGTAGACAATCTGCAACAGACCTCAGAAAAATACAGTGTCATCCGTGTGCTTAGAATAAGCTACAACGGCCGG GGAGGACCTAAGGAACACACGGTGTCACACTTCAGACTAATTGGATGGCCAGACAATGCGGATGTTCCCGAGTCCGCCACACACTTCTTGCGTTTTGTCAAGGCAGTAAAAACAAGCGCAGCATCTGGATCTGTCAT